A genomic segment from Diospyros lotus cultivar Yz01 chromosome 5, ASM1463336v1, whole genome shotgun sequence encodes:
- the LOC127802842 gene encoding uncharacterized protein LOC127802842: protein MPPKHMSGAQKRKRKQREEVLVQYQAGDMFKYFNSSKVTQREEIVENLGETSIEEQETWNDNVNDQGDLVDELNEDKDDHVDVNESNEKEEDNVQHKDLLINFYDPGCWDKIDQNMRDLLVERGPKRVDGILFPKDSSDRHFELSQYKRVLLNGETNDRRWLVYLVHLDKVFCFCCKLFKTKKKMSKIGPLGNEGYRDWHNMGRGLKNHEASKEHIDCMTSWIELETRLSKNKTIDQSVQIEINKEREHWRQVLKRIIAIVQRLAKNNLAFRGDCEKLYVENNGLFLQMIEMIAEFDPIMKEHI from the coding sequence ATGCCTCCTAAACATATGTCTGgagctcaaaaaagaaaaagaaaacagaggGAAGAAGTATTAGTTCAATATCAAGCtggtgatatgtttaaatactttaataGTAGCAAAGTAACACAGAGAGAAGAAATAGTTGAAAATTTGGGTGAAACTTCAATAGAGGAACAAGAAACTTGGAATGATAATGTCAATGATCAAGGAGACTTagttgatgaattgaatgaagacAAAGATGATCACGTTGATGTCAATGAATcaaatgagaaagaagaagacaatgttcaacataaagatttattgattaatttttatgatcCAGGGTGTTGGGATAAAATTGACCAAAATATGAGAGATTTGTTAGTAGAGAGGGGTCCAAAAAGAGTTGATGGAATCTTGTTTCCTAAAGATAGTAGTGATAGGCATTTTGAATTATCACAATATAAGCGAGTATTGCTCAATGGGGAAACAAATGATAGGAGATGGCTAGTATATTTAGTTCATTTGGACAAGgttttttgcttttgttgtAAGTTATTcaagactaaaaaaaaaatgagtaaaattgGTCCGTTGGGAAATGAAGGATACAGAGATTGGCATAATATGGGTCGAGGCCTTAAAAATCATGAAGCAAGTAAGGAGCATATAGATTGCATGACTAGTTGGATTGAATTAGAAACAAGACTGAGTAAAAATAAGACAATTGATCAAAGTGTGCAGAttgaaatcaataaagaaagagaacacTGGAGACAAGTGTTGAAGAGGATAATAGCTATTGTGCAAAGATTGGCAAAAAATAACTTGGCATTTCGAGGAGATTGTGAGAAGCTGTATGTAGAAAACAATGGTCTTTTTTTGCAAATGATTGAAATGATTGCTGAGTTTGATCCGATTATGAAGGAGCACATTTGA
- the LOC127802841 gene encoding serine carboxypeptidase-like 15 has product MFAAEAAARPASRPAAAKPCSSSRRHVHFLEILTAAILLPVAVIAAGQTVEYLPGYAGRLPFHLQTGYISVGDSELFYYFIESQGDPLEDPLILWLTGGPGCSSFSGLVYETGPLEFVIENYTGGLPQLRHYPYAWTKVNIIIIILTSNSFYLHLSDII; this is encoded by the exons ATGTTTGCAGCAGAAGCAGCTGCTCGTCCAGCTTCCAGACCGGCGGCAGCAAAGCCATGCAGCTCCTCCCGCCGGCATGTCCATTTCTTGGAAATTCTAACGGCGGCGATTCTGCTACCAGTGGCAGTCATTGCTGCCGGCCAGACAGTCGAGTACTTGCCTGGCTACGCCGGCCGACTTCCCTTTCACCTTCAAACTGG ATACATCAGTGTTGGTGACTCCGAGTTATTCTACTACTTCATTGAGTCGCAAGGCGATCCCCTAGAAGACCCTTTGATTCTTTGGCTCACGGGTGGCCCGGGCTGTTCTTCCTTCAGCGGACTTGTCTATGAAACTG GGCCATTGGAGTTCGTGATAGAGAATTATACCGGGGGCTTGCCACAGCTGAGACATTATCCGTACGCCTGGACAAAagtgaatattattattattatactaaCTTCCAACTCCTTCTACCTTCACTTAAGCGATATTATATAA
- the LOC127802655 gene encoding F-box protein CPR1-like has product MANLPEEIVAEILSRLPVSSLCRFRCVSKSWRSLISEPNFIRLHLNHNTTTTDHHRLILISDFYKLYSVDLHSPEFTQDSIAIYLKFPPDRNPNRFGQICGSCDGLLLMRDYISYFLLNPSTRESKEVPNSPFSVKSGYSFNLNGFGHDSSKDDYKVVRISHCDCAADCAENIVSVFSLRTNTWRRIEDSPYDHSFHERLPGVFVSGAVHWLACTTGVGSNDSTVIASLDLAKEKFQSVPCPGSAGDILIEELGVLGGCLCALGFCHSGCQDVWVMKKYGVRDSWTKFTINYGNFPFWNPLCFSRTGQVLLESGHSLVIFDQEEKTFKELKVKGRPAQFKAGVYVESLVQLQQYDKGALPSTI; this is encoded by the coding sequence ATGGCCAATCTTCCTGAAGAGATTGTGGCCGAAATTCTCTCGAGGTTGCCGGTGAGCTCCCTCTGCCGGTTCCGGTGCGTGTCCAAGTCATGGCGGTCTCTGATATCCGAGCCCAACTTCATAAGACTACACCTCAATCacaacaccaccaccaccgaCCACCACCGCCTGATTCTCATCTCGGATTTCTACAAGCTGTACTCCGTCGACCTCCATTCGCCGGAATTCACCCAGGATTCGATCGCGATTTACCTCAAGTTCCCACCCGACCGAAACCCTAATCGCTTCGGCCAGATTTGCGGTTCCTGCGACGGCCTCCTGCTGATGCGCGATTACATCTCTTACTTTCTGCTGAACCCGTCTACGAGAGAGTCGAAGGAGGTGCCCAACTCCCCCTTCTCGGTTAAGTCCGGGTATTCTTTCAATCTCAACGGGTTTGGCCATGATTCCTCCAAGGATGATTACAAGGTTGTGAGAATTTCTCATTGTGATTGTGCCGCCGATTGTGCTGAGAACATTGTCAGCGTGTTTTCCCTGAGGACCAATACTTGGAGAAGGATTGAGGATTCTCCGTACGACCACTCCTTCCACGAGCGTTTGCCTGGGGTTTTTGTCAGTGGGGCTGTCCACTGGCTAGCTTGTACCACCGGCGTGGGGTCCAATGATTCGACTGTTATTGCATCGCTTGAtttggctaaggaaaaattTCAGAGTGTGCCCTGCCCTGGCTCTGCTGGTGATATCCTAATAGAAGAGCTTGGTGTTCTTGGAGGGTGTCTGTGTGCTTTGGGTTTTTGCCATAGCGGTTGCCAGGATGTGTGGGTGATGAAGAAGTACGGTGTGAGGGATTCCTGGACCAAATTCACAATCAATTATGGTAATTTCCCGTTTTGGAACCCTTTGTGTTTTTCAAGGACTGGCCAAGTTTTGCTGGAGAGTGGGCATAGTTTGGTCATCTTCGATCAGGAGGAGAAAACATTCAAGGAGCTAAAGGTGAAAGGCCGTCCGGCGCAATTTAAAGCAGGTGTTTATGTGGAGAGCCTCGTCCAATTGCAGCAGTATGATAAAGGGGCATTGCCAAGCACCATATAG